Part of the Gallalistipes aquisgranensis genome, AGGCAAGGAGCACAAGGGCATCTTCCCGGCCAGCGTGACGCTCACGGCCGACCTGCACTCCATGGGCCAATACATCCAGCAGGGCGAGCGGATACTGTTCGAGACGGTCATCGGCGTGGGACAGCCCGCCCACACCTTCACGATCGAAGCCGACAGGGAGAATCTGGACGGTCTCAATTTCCTGGCCGGCAAACGGATCAGCGAAGTGAACCGAATGGCCGAACTGGGCACCATGCTGGCCCACGTGGACGGCGGCGTGCCCAATATCCGGGTGGAAATCCCGAAGATCGACGCCCGTTCGATCGGCGCCCTGCTCTACTTCTTCGAGAAGGCCTGCGGCATCAGCGGCTACATGCTGGGCGTGAATCCGTTCGATCAGCCGGGCGTGGAAGCCTACAAGAAAAACATGTTCGCCCTGCTCGACAAACCCGGCTACGAAGCCGAAGGGGCTGCGATCCGGGCCAAACTGAAATAACCCCGTCCGACAGGAACCAAGGGCCGGCCTCTCGAAAGGGCCGGCCCTGTTTTTTCCGGGTCCGGCCAACCATCGGACAACCGGCCGTTTCCGGCTGCCCGGGGACCGCTTCCGTTCTCCTTCCGCCTGCCCTGCCACGCCCGCACGGTCCGCTTCGATCCCTCCGGCAAAAAAAGCGTGTGCGGACCGAAGTTCCGCACACGCTTTCATTCGTCGGATTTCATGAGAGCGAACGGACTGTCACAGCCCGCCGCCACTCCACTCTTTCCCGCCTACTTTTCCTGTTTGAGCGCCGCATGGGCGGCAGCCAGGCGTGCGATGGGCACGCGGAAAGGCGAGCAGGAGACGTAGTTCAGACCGGCATAGTGGCAGAACTCCACGCTGGAAGGCTCGCCGCCGTGCTCGCCGCAGATACCGCACTTGAGGGCGGGACGGGTGCTGCGGCCCTTGAAGACGGCCTCGCGCACCAACTGCCCCACGCCGTTGCGGTCGAGAATCTGGAACGGGTCGTTCTTCAGGATACCCTTCTCCAGGTAGACGGGCAGGAACTTGCCGATATCGTCGCGCGAGAAACCGAGGGTCATCTGCGTCAAGTCGTTCGTACCGAACGAGAAGAATTCGGCCACCTCGGCGATCTGGTTGGCGGTGACGGCGGCACGCGGCACCTCGATCATCGTGCCCACCAGATACTCGATCCGGTCGTTGCGCTCGGTGAACACCTGCTCGGCCACGCTGTCGATGATATTCTTCTGATAGCGGAGCTCCTTGTGGTTGCCCACCAGCGGCACCATGATCTCCACGTGCACCGGAATCCCCCGCTTCTTCACGTTCATGGCAGCCTCGATGATGGCACGGGCCTGCATCTCCGTAATTTCGGGATAGGTATTGCCCAGACGGCAGCCGCGGTGACCCAGCATCGGATTCACCTCGTGCAGGGCCTCCACCTTGGCCTTGATCTTTTCGTAGGGCACACCCATCTCCTGCGCCAGCTCCCTCTGCTCCTTCTCGAACTGGGGAACGAACTCGTGCAGGGGCGGATCGAGCAGGCGGACAGTCACGGGCAGACCGTTCATCACCTCGAACAGACCCTCGAAGTCACCGCGCTGGATCGGCAGCAGCTTGGCCAGCGCCACGCGGCGTCCGGCTTCGTCGTCGGCCAGAATCATCTCGCGCACGGCCTTGATCCGGTCGCCCTCGAAGAACATGTGCTCCGTGCGGCAGAGACCGATGCCCTCGGCACCGAACCCGAAAGCCACCTTCGCATCGGCGGGCGTGTCGGCATTGGCACGCACTTTCAGATGGGCGAATTTGGAAGTGAGGTCCATCAGTTTGGCGAAATCTCCGCTCAGTTCGGCGGCACGCGTGGCCACCTGGCCGAGGTACACCTCGCCGGTGGAGCCGTTCAGCGAAATCCAGTCGCCCTCCTTCACGGTGACGCCGCCCACGCTCAGCGTACGGGCCTTGTAGTCGATCACCAGTTCGCCGGCACCCGACACGCAGCACTTGCCCATACCGCGGGCCACAACGGCCGCATGGGAGGTCATGCCGCCGCGGGCGGTGAGAATGCCCTCGGCCACATGCATACCCTTCAGGTCCTCGGGCGAAGTCTCGATCCGCACGAGCACCACCTTCTTGCCGTCGGCAGCCCACTTCTCGGCGTCTTCGGCGAAGAAGACCACGCTGCCGGCAGCGGCGCCCGGCGAAGCGGGCAGCCCCTTGGCGATCACCTTGGCGCTCTTCATGGCAGTCTTGTCGAAAACAGGGTGCAGCAGCTCGTCCAGCTTCTCGGGCTCACAGCGCATCACGGCCGTCTTCTCGTCGATCAGCTTTTCGTCCAGCATGTCCATGGCGATCTTGACCATGGCGGCGCCGGTACGCTTGCCGTTGCGGGTCTGGAGCATCCAGAGCTTGCCGTCCTGGATGGTGAACTCCATGTCCTGCATGTCGGTGAAATACCTCTCCAGATTGTGCTGTATCTCGTCCAGTTCCTTGTACACCTCGGGCATCACCTCCTCCAGCGAAGGATATTTCGTCCTGCGCTCCTCCTCGGAGATGTTCTGCGCCTTGGCCCAGCGTTTCGACCCTTCGAGGGTGATCTGCTGCGGCGTCCGGATACCGGCCACCACATCCTCGCCCTGGGCATTGACCAGATACTCGCCGTTGAAGATGTTCTCCCCCGTGGCGGCATCGCGCGAGAAGGCCACGCCCGTGGCGGAGTTCTCACCCATGTTGCCGAACACCATGGCCTGCACGGTGACGGCCGTACCCCACTCGGCGGGAATGTTGTTGAGCTTGCGGTACAGGATGGCACGTTCGTTCATCCAGCTCTGGAAGACGGCGCATACGGCACCCCACAGCTGGTCCCACGGATTGGCCGGGAAATCCTCACCGGTCTGCTTCTTCACGGCGGCCTTGAAACGCTTCACGAGCTCCTTCAGATCGTCGGTCGTCAGGTCCGTGTCGTTCTTCACGCCGCGCTCGGCCTTCACCTGGTCGATGATCTCCTCGAAGGGATCGTGGTCCTCCTTGCTGGCGGGCTTCATGCCCAGCACCACGTCGCCGTACATCTGCACGAAACGGCGGTAGGAGTCCCACGCGAAACGGGGATTGCCCGTCCGTTTGGAGACGGCCTCCACGGCCTGGTCGTTCATGCCGAGGTTCAGGATCGTATCCATCATGCCGGGCATCGAGGCGCGCGCACCCGAACGCACCGAAACCAGCAGAGGATTGGTCTCGCTGCCGAAACCGGTGCCGGTCAGTTTCTCGATCTGTTTCACGGCATCCTCCACGGCGGGACGGATCAGCTCCACGACCTTCTCCTTTCCGTGCTCGTAATACTCGGTGCAGACCTCCGTGGTGATGGTGAAACCGGGAGGCACGGGAATGCCGATCAGATTCATCTCGGCCAGATTGGCCCCCTTGCCGCCCAGCAGCTCTCTCATTTTTCCGTTCCCCTCGGCCTTTTTGTTGCCGAAGGTATAGACTCTTTTTACGTTTGGCATATTGATTTATCGGTTAATTTAATTAGGTACTGTATTTTCAGATTGTCCAAGATACGGGAATTTTTGTAATTATCAAAAAATTAACGTGTCAACTCGACAAAAACGGGCAAATGATCGCTGAATCCGCCCGTGTAGGCTCCGGAGGAAAAGGTCCGCAGCGGATATCCACGGCGCCCGGCGTCTCCCGGGGAAAGCATCCATTCCCGGACGAAGATGCCCGCCCGGTCGTAGCGCCACCCGTCGCCGGAGAGGAACCCGTTGTCCAGAAAGAAATTGTCGTACAGGTTCCAGCGGTCGCGGTAGACATAGGAGCCGTATCCGCGCCGGAACATCGGATAGAGCGGACCGAACAGGAAGACGCTCCCGTCCGCCACCCGGCGGCCCGTGCGGAATGCCCGGCGCATGGCCCGGTCGGTGGGATTTGCATTGAAATCGCCCGCCACGACCATTCTCGCCCGGGGATCGGCCCGGTGCAGCGAATCGACGAAACGGTAAAGCCTCGCCAGCGAAGCGACCCTCCGCCCGTAAACGTTGAACTGCGACGGAAGATGGCATATCACCAGATCGACCCGCTCGCCGAGCAGTTCGCCCCGCACATAGAGAAACTCGCGGCCCGAGGCCGAAGGCACCTGCCGCACCCGTTCCGGAATGAACTTGTCGCCCTTGTAGAGCAACGCCACGTCCATGCCGCGATAATCGCCCGTAGTACGGTGGATATAGTTGTAGTCGGTGCGCAGGGTCATCACCAGCTCCCGCACGGCCCGCTCGCTCTCGACCTCCGCCAGACCGATCACGTCGGGCGCCATGGCGTCGATCACCCGGGCCAGGTTGCGCAGTTTCGCGCCGTAACGCTCCCCGCCCCAGCCCATCCGGCCCCCGGGCGTATAGTCGCGGTCATCATAGAAGGCCGAAGGCACCGTATCGTACAGGTTCTCGACATTATAAAACGCCAGCGACACGCGTTCCTGAGCCGCGGAGGGCAAAGAAGCGGCAAGCCCCGACACCCAGAACAGCGCGGCCAGCAACCAGACTTTCATATCCGAACGCATATCCATGATTCAATCGGTTCCTCCTTATCGACGGCGACGGAACTATCCGCAGCGCGAAAAAACGTCCGGCACGCAGGCTACCGGTCGATCACGCCGGAGCCCACCAGTTCCTCGCCGTCGTACCATGCGGCGAACTGTCCGGCCGTCACGCCCCGTTGGGGCCGGTCGAACACGAGATAGCCGCCCCGCTCCGTCACATAGAGCCGCCCCGCCTGCAAGGGCTGGCGATACCGGATGCGCAGGCTGTACGGGCGACATTCGCCCGCCTCCATCCGCAGGTCGGGCCGAATCCAGTGCATCACCTGAGGCAGGATGCGCAGCCCTCTCCGGAACAGACCCGGATGCTCCTGCCCCTGTCCCACGTAGATGATGTTGCGCTCCACGTCGGTGGCGATCACGAAGAGCGGCTCGGGACGCCCCCCCACATTGAGCCCTTTGCGCTGGCCGATCGTATAGAAATGGGCGCCGTTGTGCTCGCCCGCCTTCCGGCCGTCGGACGGTTCGTATTCGTACGGGGCCGCCAGCGCATCGAGTCCCTCCTGTGTATCCGGACCCATGCCGCACAGGGCTTCCGCACGGGCATAGCCGGGCCAGTCGGCCGGAATCTCCACGATGTCGCCCCGGCAAGCCTTCAGTTTCTGCTGCAGGAAAACGGGCAGGTCCACCTTACCCACGAAACAGATGCCCTGGGAATCTTTCCTCCGGGCCGTGGCCAGGCCCTGTTCTTCGGCGATGCGGCGCACCTCGGGCTTCACCATCTCCCCGATCGGGAACATGGCCCGGGAGAGCTGTTCCTGGGACAGCTGGCAAAGGAAATAGCTCTGGTCCTTGTTGGGGTCGCTGCCGGCCAGCAGCCGGTACACCCTCCTTCCGTCCGCCTCCGTTTCGGCCCGGCGGCAGTAATGCCCCGTCGCCACATAGTCGGCCCCCAGTTTCAGCGCCTCCTTCAGAAAGACGTCGAACTTGATCTCCCGGTTGCAGAGCACATCGGGATTGGGCGTGCGGCCCCGCTCATATTCGGAGAACATATAATCGACCACCCGGCGGCGATACTCCCCGCTCAGATCGACCACATGCAGCGGAATGTCCAGCCGGCGGGCCACCAGTTCGGCGAACACGCGGTCGTCGTGCCACGGACAGTCGCCCGCCAGCGTACCCGTCGTATCGTGCCAGTTAATCATGAAAAGACCCACCACGTCGTAGCCCTGCTCCCGGAGCAGCCAGGCCGCGACGCTCGAATCGACACCCCCGGAGAGGCCTATGACCACACGCTCTTTCGCCATACCGAACCAGATTTTCGTCCCTTGATAAAACACAATATGCCGCCGACGTCCCTCCGGGAAGCCTGCGGCACGGATCGTTCCCTCCCGGTCCTATTCCGTATAGAGTTCCAACAACCCCTCGGGCAGCGAGAAAACCACCACCCGCCGGGTCAGGTCGAAACTCGCTATAAAATCGTCCACGGCAGGCACCAACACCTCCCTGCCCTGCAACCCGATCCTGAAAAGAGGGTTTTCGCCCTCCTCGAACCCTTCGATCTCGCCCTCCACTCCGTCGGTCAGCCGGGCCCGGAAACCGACCAGATCCTCCATATAGATCTCGTCGTCCTCGGCCTCCCCGTCGGGAACCCGCTCCCGCAACAGGAGCTCGAGCCCTACGAGCTCGCCCGCCCGCACTTCATTGTCGAGATCGGCGAACGAAAGGAGCGCACCGGAGCGGCCCCTGCGTTCGAAATGTTCCATAAAAAGAGGAACCGCCAGCGAGTCGATCCTCACGAACAGCGGTTCCTCTATCTTGAAATCGGCGGGAAACGAATCGTACAGATTTACCAGAAGTTCGCCCTTGCGGCCGAACAACTTCGAGACCCGTCCCACCGGAAGCATGCCCATCTCCGCCGGAGATTAAGCCTCTTCCTGAGCGATCTTGGTTTCGGGAGCCTCTTCGGCCACACCCTCGGTTGCGGCGGCTTCGGCCTCCTCGGCAGCCTGTTCGGCAGCCAGTTTGGCGGCCTCTTCGGCAGCGGCGGCCTTCTTGGCGGCCAGCGCTTTGGCCCGCTCCTCGTTCACCTTGGCCTCTTCGGCCAGACGGGCCTTCTCGGCAGCGGTCTTGTCGGCGCCCAGCTTGTTGGCTTTGGCTTCGATCTTGGCTGCTTTCTGCTCCATCCACTTGGCGAAACGGCTCTCGGCCTCCTCTGCGGAGAACGCGCCCTTGGCCACACCGCCCAGCAGGTGTTTCTTATACATCACCCCCTTGTACGACAGAATGGCTCTGCAGGTATCGGTGGGTTGTGCGCCTTTTTGCAACCAATCCAGAGCTCTATCGAAGCTCAGATCGATCGTAGCAGGATTCGTGTTCGGATTGTAGACTCCGATCTTCTCGATAAACTTACCATCACGTGGCGCCCTGCCATCTGCGACGACGATATGATAGAAGGCGAAACCCTTCTTACCGTGACGCGACAATCTGATTTTTACAGGCATTGTACTTGAATTTTTATGTTTTTACCGTCCCGTTCACGGGGAACGGGGCTGCAAATATAAGGCATTATTCCCGAAAAACCAAGACATCCGGGCTTTTTTGGCTCTGCCGCGGCGGACGGAACCCCTTACAGCTGCTTCACCGCCCCTTCAGGAGCCCTCACCACCTGCTTCACGCCCTCCAGTTCGTTGTCGCGCAACAGGATCGAGGAGGAGTCACCCGTCGCCTCGAGGAAGAGGGCCGGCGCCCCCGTCTGCTGGCGGAACCCGGAAATGCGTATCCGCCGGCCGTCGACGATACGCACCATAGGCATCTTCTCGGCTGGTTTCTCACCCTGGAAGTTGTTCAGCCACACATTCTCCACGTCGTCCATGATGATGGCCGGGCGCTTGTCCGGCTCCTGCGTGAAGAGCTGGATGTTCTCCATCGTGATATTCTCTGCATGGCGGATGTAAAGGCCGTGCGAAGGGGTCGTGTAACCGAACATGTTGTTCTGGGGATAGCCGGCCTCCTTTTCGGGCATCACTTTCAGGGCATGCGTCGTGGTTCCCTTGCCCATGCTGCGGATCACGATGTCGCGCAGGGTCACTCCGCTTACCCGGTGGCCGGGAACGCCCGTGATCGAGGAACTCATGAAGCCTTCGCTCTCGGCGGTGACCTGGCTGATGAGCACGTTCTTCAGATGGCGCACCTCGCCATTGCGGGCGCCGAGCCGGATGAAGATCGGGGTCATGACGCCCCGCATGACGATATTGCTGATGGTGATGTTCTCCATCATGCCGCCGTCCACCATCTCCAGCGCGATGCCCATCTCGCACGAGGCCGGATTGGTGATGCCCGTGAAGTTCGTGCGGTCCTTCACGTTGTGGGTCGGGGCCCGGCGGATGGCGCAGTTGGTGATGGCGATGTTGCGGAAACCGGCCCAGCCGGACGTGCCGAACTTTATGGCGTTGCAGTTGGTGGCCAGGATGCAGTTGGTCACCACGACATTCTCCACGATATATTTGCGGGCGCGGCTGTCGCTCTTGAAACAGAGGGCGTCGTCCTCGCTGTATATGATGCAGTCGGAGATCACCACGTTGCACGCGTCGATGTCGATGCCGTCGTTGTTGTGGTTGGAGAACGAATAGATCTTCACCCCGCGCACCTGGATGTCCTCGCTCTGCAACAGGCGGAGCGTCCAGGTTCCGGGAGCCGTGAGCGTGACGTCCTCGATGCGGATATCCTTGCTCTTCATCACCCGGACGTTGTTGAACCGGCGCCCCTTACCTTTGAACTCGGCATTGTCGCCCAGATCGAAGACCGGATCGCCGCCCTGCCCGTCTACCGTGCCGAAACCGGTGAGGGCCGCGTTCTTCACCCCGTCGAAATTCACCAGGGCCGTGGTACCCTTCGGATAATCGCCCGCCTCCTCCGAACTGCGGGTACTACCCAGCAGACGGGCCCGTTTGCTCAAACGCAGTTCGACGTTGTCCCTAATCCAGATCGCACCGGTCAGATAGACGCCGTCGGGTACGATCACCGTACCGCCGCCGGCCGCCGAACAGTCGTCGATGGCCTGCTGCAACGCCTTCGTGCAATAACTTTTCCCGTCGGGTTTGGGTTTGTATTTCATAACGTTTATCTCCATGGCTCCGGCACCCAGCCAGCCCAGGGAGAGCAAAACGACCAAAATCCTCTTCATATCCTTTCGTTGTTTTATCGTACGGACACCTTATCGGCGGCACCGCTCTTCACACGTGCCGAAGGAAGCGAAGCGATCTGCGGCGTGTCGACCGACACGCCTTCCGACCCGCCGGTCACCTCGAACCAGACAGCGGCCGGAGCGGCCTCCGGAATCCGCACGTCGCGGAACCAGACGTCGCGCACCCCTTTCAGCAGGAATACCGAAGCCCCGGCATTGCCCGCCCCAGTGACGAAACCGGTCACCGACACCTCCGCGGCATTCTCCATCAGCACGAGCGGACGCCTGTCGGCCTCGTCGGGGAAAATCTGCACACCGTCGATGCGCATCCCCTTCACGTTCTTGACATACAGGCCCGACACGGGCATGTGGCCCCACATGGTGGCCTCGGGATAGGAGGTCCGCTTCTCCGCCATCTCGACGGCGGCCATCTGTTCGGTTCCGCCCCCTTTGGTATGGATCAGGACGTTGTCGAGCACGACGTTCTCCACGAAAGCGTTCTCGACGGCCGTCACCGAAGAGGCCGTCGAAGCCTCGCGGGCGATCACGTCCGACACGGAGACATTCCGGATCGAGCCCGGGCAGGGCTTGTCGGACTTGTCTCCGGCCGCATTCCGGGCACCGAGCCGGATGAAGATCGGGGCGCGTACCTCGTCCATCACGATATTGGAGACCGACACGCCGTCGATCCGGCTGCCGTCCACGCTCTCGATGGCGATGCCGGCCAGCGGCGCGAGCGCATTGCCCCAGTGGTCGGGCTGAATGGTGGAAGCTCCCGTCCGCGCCAGCTCCTCGTCGGGGCGGCCCGCCTTGATGACCGAATTGCTGAAAACGATGTTGCGGAAATCGCCCAGCGTCTCCGTTCCGATCTTGAAACCGTTGCAGGAGCTGGTCAGGATACAGTTGGTCACGGTGACATTCTCGCAGGCACGCGACCAGTACTTCTGCACACGGTTCTTGAGCACGATGGCGTCATCGGCCGTGTAGATGTCGCAGTCGGAGATCGTCACGTTGCGCGAGGCCACGATGTCGATGCCGTCCGTATTGGGACCGTGCAGGTAGTTGCGGATTTTCACCCCGCGGACCATCACTTCGTCGCACGCCAGCAGGTTCACCGTCCAGCTCTCGGAGTCGCGCAGGGTGACCCCTTCGATCCGCACGTTCCGGCACTCGGTGAGCAGGATCAGATTGCCCGGGGCCAGACGACGCCCCTTGCCGTCGGTGGGATGGTCGTGCCTGAACGTAGTCACCCAGCCGTACTGACGGCGCGAACGGCCCAGATCGGCCGCCACCCAGAACGAGGAACCCCGGCCGTCGAGCGTTCCCTCGCCCACGATGGCGATGTTCTCCGCCCCGGTGGCCCGGATCAGGTTGTAGGGATCGTAATCCTCCATGCGGGTGCTGCCCAGCAGCGTCGCCCCCGCCTCGAGCCGCAGGGTCACGTTGTCCTTCAGATAGAGCGTGCCGCTCAGGTAGAGGCCAGCGGGAAGGAGCACTTCGCCCCCGCCTGCGGCGGAACATTTGTCGATGGCTTTCTGGATCACTTCGGTGCAGAGAGTCTGCCCGTCGGGCTTCGCCCCGGCCCGGGTGACATCGACGGTCACGCCCAGGGCGATCTGGGCAGCGAACAGCATACACGCTGCCAGCAATTTCATTTTCATCATGTCGGTTTTTTCAGGGTTGGGAACACAAAGATGGGGAAAAAATTCAGAATTCAAAAAAATAGCCCTATCTTTCGGACACCTGACTAACAAACCCTTGAAAAAATGAAGAAAACGATTCTGTGGGCGGCACTCGCCCTGTTCATTCCGGCCCTGCTGCGGGCCGGAGAGAAACCGACCCGGCACACATTCGACGTAGTGGTTTACGGAGGCACCTCCTCCGGTGTCATCGCGGCCTGCGCCGCCGCCCGCGAAGGGGCGAAGGTGGCCCTGCTGGAAGAGACCCGTCACCTGGGCGGCATGACCAGCAGCGGGCTGGGCAATGTGGACAAAGGAAAGGAGACCACGATCGGGGGCTACGCCCGGGAGTTTTTCATCCGCGTGGGGGACCATTACGGCATGGGAGGAAAACCCTGCTGGAAGATGGAGCCTTCCGTGGCCGAAAACACGTTCGTCGCCATGGCGAAGGAGGCGGGCGTGCAGATCTTCTACGGAGCCCGTCTGCTGGAGAAGAAGGGCGTGGAGTGCAAGGGCGGTAAAATCCGCCGCATCGTCATGGAAAACGGCGACAGCTTCACGGCCCCGGTCTTCATAGACGCCACGTACGAGGGCGACCTGATGGCCTGGGCCGGCGTATCCTACACCGTGGGCCGGGAAAGCATGAAGGAGTACGGCGAACCAGGAGCGGGCGTACGTACCCGCACGGACCTGCCGGTGCGGAAAGTGGGGGCCAAGCGGATCGCCCAGATGAGGGAAGAGTACAGGAACTTCCCCTACGACTACTATTTCGGGGAGGCGGGCGAACCGGGCGAAGCGGACAACAAGGTGCAGGCCTATTGTTTCCGCCTCACGCTGACCAACCGTCCGGAGAACCGCGTGCCTTTCACCAAACCCGACAACTACGATCCCGTACGCTACAAGGGAACGCTCGACCGGGTGCTGAAGACGAACGTAACCAGGCTGGACGGCGTGTACACCTTCTACCACATGCCCAACGGCAAGACTGACATCAACCACATGGACCTGAGCAACGTGTCGTGGGGGTATCCGGACGGCAGCTATGCCGAGCGGCAGAAGATATGGCAGTACCACAAGGACTACCAGATGGGGGCGCTGTGGTTCTTCACCCACGACCCGCGCGTGCCCGAAGCGCTCCGCCGGGAGGCCTCGACCTGGGGCTTCGCCAAGGACGAGTTCGCGGACAACGGCCACTGGCCGCGTACGCTCTACATCCGGGAGGGCCGCCGCATGAAGGGGGCCTACGTGATGCGGCAGCAGGATGCCTGGGAAAACGCGACGAAGGAGGATGCGGTCGGCATGGGCTCCTACTTCATGGATTGCCACAACGTGCAGCGGACGATCACGCCCGACGGCCGGCTGATCGTCGAAGGGAACATGGGGATTCCCGTTGAGGGCGTACAGGGCAAATTCTCCCACCAGCCCATGAAACCCTACCAGATTCCCTACCGGAGCCTCACGCCGAAAGAGGAGGAGTGCGAAAACCTGCTGGTGACGATCTGCCTCTCGGCCTCGCACGTGATTTACGGATCGCTGCGCATGGAGCCCGTCTATATGATTGCCGGACACGCGGCCGGCGTGGCGGCAGCACAAGCGGCCAGGGAGAAAACCGCCGTGCAGCGGATAGACGTCCCCGGCCTGCAGGCCCGGCTGAAAGTGCAGGGCCAGGTGTTCGAATACACCGACCCGAAAAAGAAATAGGAACGGAACATCCGGATAGACGAAGGAGGGGGCAGCTGCCCCCTCCTTCGTCTATCCGGCCCCCTTTTGCCCTGCCGGCCCGTTTCTCCGGGGCGGCAATGTCCAAACGCGCCGTACGGCTACGGGACTATTCGTCCTCGTGCCACGACTCCACGCCCCGGATCGTCCGGTGCCTGGGATCGAAATAATATGTATGCTGGTATTCCAACAGGAACGGACACGGCCGGCCGGCCCAAAGAATCGTCTCCACCTTCACGGACGACAGCACCCGCTTCAACTCCCTCACATAGGGGTCGTCCGTCTGCGCGATCCGCCTCTCCATCGAATCGATCCGCTCCCTGTACCGCCGGTCCTCTTTCTCCCATCTCGCCACAGCCTCTGCCGAACAGTTCCGGATGCTCGGCCGCATGAATCTCCAGACCATTTCCAGGTTTCTCTTGTCATATTCCGTCTCGGTCAGCACCGCATTGGACAGGTCGTCGCCGACGTAGAAACAAATTTTGACGGATTTGCTTTCGGTCATCTCGGGCGTCCACCGGAAACGTTTCCGTATCCGCTTCACCAGTTGGGGCAGGACGGAACCCGTGTCCAGACTGTCACGGTTCCATATACGGATAAATCCCCTGCGGCCGGCCGCCGTAAGCGTCGAATAATCCTTCTCCTCCGCGGTCGCCACCACTCCGCCCCGCACCGGCCACGACCGCTCCCGTTCACAGATATGCCCCAAACTGTGCCAATAACTTTCATAAACATGGCGTCCGTACTGCGCATACAGCGTATCGGTGTACCAGTCGGCCCACACGCGCCCGTCCCGGCACTTCGGTCCGAAATGATCCGACAGGTCGAGAAGTTTCTCGTCGCACCATATCTCCGTCAGGTAGAGGCTGTCGTTCTCGATCAGCCAGGTGGCTACATAGCCCCGATAACAGGCCGTAGAACCGCCGACCCTCCTTTTGGCCATCTTCTCGATAGTCAGGTTCTGCTGTGCAAAATAACGACCCAGAGGTTCGTCGCACAACTCCATCGTATCGCCTTTCACGACGAGCTGATCTTTCACCTGCGGAGTGGACAGTGCCCCGTACCCGCCGAACGACAACAATATCGACAAAAGAATCGCTTTTTTCATAATCGCATTCTGTTACGGTCGGTAACAAATATAAAAAATTCCGACAAAAAAACAGTGTTTCCCGGGGCCGTAGTTCGTCATGCGAACGCACACGCGCTCTCCGAATACGGGACACCCCGCCGGACGACAGAACCCGTATTCCTGCTCCGGAGTCCGCTTCAACCGCTGCCGTTCCCTCCGTCCATCCGTTCCGGCCAGCCCCCCCCCCGTACGCCGCCCGGCAACACGTTCCTGCAACACAACCGACAGATTATTTTGCAGATTCGGAATAATTACGCTAATTTTGAGCCCTGACAAAAACGGTTCCGTAGCTCAGTTGGATAGAGCAACAGCCTTCTAAGCTGTGGGTCGAGCGTTCGAATCGCCCGAGAATGCAACCTGCAATCGTCTGTAAATATAGCAATTACAATCACGACTTTTTCTCGTTTCTCTTTTCTGAAAATTTTGGTTTACACACTGGTTTACACTCTTTGTGTGAATCGAAGTGTTGGTTAATAAATCAGTTAATTATTTGGTATTATAAATTGCTTGTTGTGCTGTCGGCCGTAGCGTGACTGTACACACATATCTGTATAAGTATAACTCCATAGAAAGCTATTAAACAAAGAGGACAAACATTTGCAAGGGGTCTTAAATAAACCCCTTTGCAAAAGTCTGTCCTTTTCTGATAGTTGTCAGTTTTGCTA contains:
- a CDS encoding ribosome maturation factor RimM encodes the protein MGMLPVGRVSKLFGRKGELLVNLYDSFPADFKIEEPLFVRIDSLAVPLFMEHFERRGRSGALLSFADLDNEVRAGELVGLELLLRERVPDGEAEDDEIYMEDLVGFRARLTDGVEGEIEGFEEGENPLFRIGLQGREVLVPAVDDFIASFDLTRRVVVFSLPEGLLELYTE
- the ppdK gene encoding pyruvate, phosphate dikinase, with product MPNVKRVYTFGNKKAEGNGKMRELLGGKGANLAEMNLIGIPVPPGFTITTEVCTEYYEHGKEKVVELIRPAVEDAVKQIEKLTGTGFGSETNPLLVSVRSGARASMPGMMDTILNLGMNDQAVEAVSKRTGNPRFAWDSYRRFVQMYGDVVLGMKPASKEDHDPFEEIIDQVKAERGVKNDTDLTTDDLKELVKRFKAAVKKQTGEDFPANPWDQLWGAVCAVFQSWMNERAILYRKLNNIPAEWGTAVTVQAMVFGNMGENSATGVAFSRDAATGENIFNGEYLVNAQGEDVVAGIRTPQQITLEGSKRWAKAQNISEEERRTKYPSLEEVMPEVYKELDEIQHNLERYFTDMQDMEFTIQDGKLWMLQTRNGKRTGAAMVKIAMDMLDEKLIDEKTAVMRCEPEKLDELLHPVFDKTAMKSAKVIAKGLPASPGAAAGSVVFFAEDAEKWAADGKKVVLVRIETSPEDLKGMHVAEGILTARGGMTSHAAVVARGMGKCCVSGAGELVIDYKARTLSVGGVTVKEGDWISLNGSTGEVYLGQVATRAAELSGDFAKLMDLTSKFAHLKVRANADTPADAKVAFGFGAEGIGLCRTEHMFFEGDRIKAVREMILADDEAGRRVALAKLLPIQRGDFEGLFEVMNGLPVTVRLLDPPLHEFVPQFEKEQRELAQEMGVPYEKIKAKVEALHEVNPMLGHRGCRLGNTYPEITEMQARAIIEAAMNVKKRGIPVHVEIMVPLVGNHKELRYQKNIIDSVAEQVFTERNDRIEYLVGTMIEVPRAAVTANQIAEVAEFFSFGTNDLTQMTLGFSRDDIGKFLPVYLEKGILKNDPFQILDRNGVGQLVREAVFKGRSTRPALKCGICGEHGGEPSSVEFCHYAGLNYVSCSPFRVPIARLAAAHAALKQEK
- the mnmA gene encoding tRNA 2-thiouridine(34) synthase MnmA, with protein sequence MAKERVVIGLSGGVDSSVAAWLLREQGYDVVGLFMINWHDTTGTLAGDCPWHDDRVFAELVARRLDIPLHVVDLSGEYRRRVVDYMFSEYERGRTPNPDVLCNREIKFDVFLKEALKLGADYVATGHYCRRAETEADGRRVYRLLAGSDPNKDQSYFLCQLSQEQLSRAMFPIGEMVKPEVRRIAEEQGLATARRKDSQGICFVGKVDLPVFLQQKLKACRGDIVEIPADWPGYARAEALCGMGPDTQEGLDALAAPYEYEPSDGRKAGEHNGAHFYTIGQRKGLNVGGRPEPLFVIATDVERNIIYVGQGQEHPGLFRRGLRILPQVMHWIRPDLRMEAGECRPYSLRIRYRQPLQAGRLYVTERGGYLVFDRPQRGVTAGQFAAWYDGEELVGSGVIDR
- a CDS encoding endonuclease/exonuclease/phosphatase family protein translates to MKVWLLAALFWVSGLAASLPSAAQERVSLAFYNVENLYDTVPSAFYDDRDYTPGGRMGWGGERYGAKLRNLARVIDAMAPDVIGLAEVESERAVRELVMTLRTDYNYIHRTTGDYRGMDVALLYKGDKFIPERVRQVPSASGREFLYVRGELLGERVDLVICHLPSQFNVYGRRVASLARLYRFVDSLHRADPRARMVVAGDFNANPTDRAMRRAFRTGRRVADGSVFLFGPLYPMFRRGYGSYVYRDRWNLYDNFFLDNGFLSGDGWRYDRAGIFVREWMLSPGDAGRRGYPLRTFSSGAYTGGFSDHLPVFVELTR
- a CDS encoding 30S ribosomal protein S16 gives rise to the protein MPVKIRLSRHGKKGFAFYHIVVADGRAPRDGKFIEKIGVYNPNTNPATIDLSFDRALDWLQKGAQPTDTCRAILSYKGVMYKKHLLGGVAKGAFSAEEAESRFAKWMEQKAAKIEAKANKLGADKTAAEKARLAEEAKVNEERAKALAAKKAAAAEEAAKLAAEQAAEEAEAAATEGVAEEAPETKIAQEEA